The Apium graveolens cultivar Ventura chromosome 6, ASM990537v1, whole genome shotgun sequence genome contains a region encoding:
- the LOC141666295 gene encoding protein FAR1-RELATED SEQUENCE 11-like → MTKDDERRILLLKNEGLSVKQIMCVMEFEKNVRNAHLSFTSKDIHNFFSKIRSEQAKNDVLYFFEYCKIAKEENQNFQYYVTLDDERKVEHIFWSPAHSFTWYQSFGDVVIFDTTYKINAYDMPLGIFVGIDNHGMTILFGCALLRNETKNIFSWLIRTFMSLMNKPPKSILTDQDPWMTQAIVEEMPLTKHVFFIWHITSKFSNFYSLFRLDTYDEFENRCPEVVEKYKLEKNTHVLGLYNIRHSWVPTYLREHFFAGMTTTGRSKSFNAFMKRFTSSRICLSQCTKQVDLAIEDIGQNQLHARMLEKYREVSLRTLSPLEDQAQKVLTSFS, encoded by the exons ATGACAAAAGATGATGAAAGACGTATTCTTTTGTTGAAAAATGAAGGTCTTAGTGTGAAACAAATCATGTGTGTGATGGAGTTTGAAAAGAATGTTAGAAATGCTCACCTTTCATTCACCTCAAaagatattcataatttttttagtAAAATTCGTAGTGAGCAAGCAAAAAATGATGTattatatttttttgaatattgcAAGATAGCTAAAGAGGAGAACCAAAATTTTCAGTACTATGTTACACTGGATGATGAAAGAAAAGTGGAACATATATTTTGGTCGCCAGCTCACTCTTTTACTTGGTATCAATCATTTGGAGATGTTGTGATCTTTGATACAACTTACAAGATTAATGCTTATGACATGCCATTGGGTATATTTGTTGGAATTGACAATCATGGTATGACTATATTATTTGGATGTGCTCTTCTCCGTAATGAGACTAAAAATATATTTTCTTGGTTGATTAGG ACATTTATGTCCCTAATGAATAAGCCTCCTAAATCAATATTAACTGATCAAGATCCTTGGATGACACAAGCTATTGTAGAAGAAATGCCTTTAACTAAACATGTCTTTTTTATATGGCACATTACATCAAAATTTAGTA ATTTTTATAGTTTGTTTAGACTTGATACTTATGATGAGTTTGAAAATAGATGTCCTGAAGTGGTTGAGAAATATAAGCTAGAGAAGAACACACATGTATTAGGTTTGTACAACATAAGGCATTCTTGGGTACCTACTTATCTCCGTGAACACTTTTTTGCTGGAATGACCACAACTGGGAGATCTAAAAGTTTCAATGCATTTATGAAGAGATTTACAAGTTCACGTATATGTTTAAGCCAATGTACAAAGCAA gTTGATTTGGCTATCGAAGATATTGGACAAAATCAGTTGCACGCTAGAATGTTAGAGAAATATAGAGAAGTTTCCCTACGTACTTTGTCTCCCCTGGAAGACCAAGCACAGAAAGTCTTGACTTCATTCTCTTAA